One window of Nocardia sp. NBC_00508 genomic DNA carries:
- a CDS encoding DUF202 domain-containing protein produces the protein MSAPHLAAERTALAWRRTAVSAMVVGTLFLHYALDSGWRPAAIAPIVAAFAMVALTGACYLRNRSLRQGRYTHGDRIVAAAAVAVTMVAVAAAAAGFLDPRP, from the coding sequence GCGCCACACCTGGCCGCCGAACGCACCGCGCTGGCGTGGCGGCGCACCGCCGTGTCCGCGATGGTGGTCGGCACGCTGTTTCTGCACTACGCCCTCGACAGCGGGTGGCGTCCGGCCGCGATCGCGCCCATCGTTGCCGCGTTCGCGATGGTGGCGCTGACCGGTGCCTGTTACCTGCGCAATCGCAGCCTGCGTCAAGGTCGGTACACACACGGTGACCGCATCGTCGCCGCGGCGGCGGTGGCCGTCACCATGGTCGCGGTCGCCGCCGCAGCAGCCGGTTTTCTCGATCCACGTCCGTGA
- a CDS encoding alkyl/aryl-sulfatase codes for MSTASEPSGFIVAEHQRAATALPPADAADLADAERGFIAALKPGVVTSDDGTVVWDNDSYAFLREPCPASVHPSLWRQSGLVVKQGLFEVTEGIYQIRGLDISNMTLVEGETGVLVIDPLISAETAAAGLALYRAHRGDRPVSGLIYTHSHADHFGGAWGVTTADEVAAGRCPVLAPAGFLEHAVAENIYAGTAMARRAGYMYGAVLPRGPLGAVGAGLGQTTSVGAVTLIPPTVDITRTGQEETVDGIRMVFQLTPGTEAPAEMNFHFPDRRALCMAENATHTMHNVLTLRGALVRDAHVWARYLTEAINLFARESDVVFASHHWPTWGTSRLVEFLALQRDLYGYLHDQTVRLLNQGYVGAEIAEMLTLPPAVEQAWHARGYYGSVNHNVKAIYQRYMGWFDGNPAHLWQHPPVESARRHVEFMGGVEEVLRKAQVSYDGGDYRWVAQVLDYVIFADPDNDAAKELQASTFEQLGYGAENATWRNFYLSGAYELRYGSFGTPTKAESPTVVAALTIDQIFDALALRVDGPKAWDHRLVTDWILTDEVRTHRLELRNGRLTHFDVAPGMILPEPDATFTLAKATLIRVLLAGEDFGVAAAAGDIVIEGDVTKLAELVDIFDAPDPDFAIVTP; via the coding sequence ATGAGCACAGCTAGCGAGCCGAGCGGCTTCATCGTCGCGGAGCATCAGCGTGCCGCCACCGCTCTGCCACCGGCCGACGCCGCCGATCTGGCCGACGCGGAACGCGGCTTCATCGCCGCGCTGAAACCCGGCGTGGTCACCTCCGACGACGGAACCGTGGTGTGGGACAACGACTCCTACGCTTTCCTACGGGAACCCTGCCCGGCGTCGGTCCATCCCAGCCTCTGGCGGCAGTCCGGGCTGGTCGTGAAGCAGGGCTTGTTCGAGGTCACGGAAGGCATCTACCAGATCCGCGGGCTGGACATTTCCAATATGACCCTGGTCGAAGGCGAAACCGGTGTGCTCGTGATCGATCCGCTGATCTCCGCGGAGACCGCTGCGGCGGGTCTCGCGCTCTACCGCGCGCACCGCGGCGACCGTCCGGTGTCCGGTCTGATCTACACCCACTCGCACGCCGACCATTTCGGCGGCGCGTGGGGAGTCACGACCGCCGACGAGGTCGCGGCCGGCCGCTGTCCGGTGCTGGCGCCCGCCGGTTTCCTGGAACACGCGGTGGCCGAGAACATCTACGCGGGCACGGCGATGGCGCGCCGTGCGGGGTACATGTACGGCGCGGTGCTGCCGCGCGGCCCACTCGGCGCGGTGGGCGCCGGGCTCGGTCAGACCACCTCGGTCGGAGCCGTCACGCTGATCCCTCCGACCGTCGACATCACCAGGACGGGACAAGAGGAGACGGTCGACGGGATACGGATGGTCTTCCAGCTCACGCCGGGCACCGAGGCTCCCGCCGAGATGAACTTCCACTTCCCCGACCGCCGCGCGCTGTGTATGGCGGAGAACGCGACCCACACCATGCACAACGTGCTCACGCTGCGCGGCGCGCTGGTGCGCGACGCCCACGTCTGGGCGAGGTACCTGACCGAGGCGATCAATCTCTTCGCCCGCGAGTCCGACGTCGTCTTCGCATCGCACCACTGGCCGACCTGGGGTACGTCGCGCCTGGTGGAGTTTCTTGCGCTGCAACGTGATCTGTACGGATACCTGCACGACCAGACGGTGCGGCTGCTGAACCAGGGATACGTCGGCGCGGAGATCGCCGAAATGCTGACGCTCCCACCGGCCGTCGAACAGGCATGGCACGCGCGTGGCTATTACGGCTCGGTCAATCACAACGTCAAAGCCATCTACCAGCGCTACATGGGCTGGTTCGACGGCAACCCCGCCCATCTTTGGCAGCATCCCCCGGTCGAATCCGCCCGGCGGCACGTGGAATTCATGGGTGGTGTGGAGGAAGTGCTGCGCAAGGCGCAGGTCTCGTACGACGGCGGGGACTACCGATGGGTGGCGCAGGTGCTCGACTATGTCATCTTCGCCGATCCGGACAACGACGCAGCGAAGGAATTGCAGGCCAGCACCTTCGAGCAGCTCGGGTATGGCGCGGAGAACGCGACCTGGCGCAACTTCTATCTCAGCGGAGCCTACGAGCTGCGCTACGGTTCGTTCGGCACACCGACCAAGGCCGAATCGCCGACTGTGGTCGCCGCGCTGACCATCGACCAGATCTTCGACGCCTTGGCATTGCGCGTCGACGGCCCCAAGGCGTGGGACCATCGGCTCGTGACGGACTGGATCCTCACGGATGAGGTCCGCACACACCGGCTCGAGCTGCGCAACGGACGTTTGACGCACTTCGATGTCGCTCCCGGCATGATCCTTCCGGAACCCGACGCGACGTTCACACTGGCCAAAGCCACGCTGATCCGAGTGCTGCTGGCAGGGGAAGATTTCGGCGTCGCGGCGGCCGCGGGCGACATCGTCATCGAGGGAGATGTCACCAAACTCGCCGAACTGGTCGATATCTTCGACGCCCCGGACCCGGATTTCGCCATCGTCACGCCGTAA
- a CDS encoding DUF1990 family protein has product MEDGHERPPFTYREVGATKDVLPEGYHRFQLRRAIGRGRALFEHAGAEILSYRMQKGTGIFRYADTPTAEPGTAITVRLGVGPVGITAPCRVVYVLGEPDRQGFAYGTLPGHPEAGEELFAVEYDSADETVYGLVIAFSRPAAWYTRLGGPVVRLIQRFVAGRYIAALPRSV; this is encoded by the coding sequence ATGGAGGATGGGCACGAGCGGCCACCGTTCACGTATCGCGAAGTGGGTGCGACCAAGGACGTGCTACCGGAGGGATATCACCGGTTTCAGCTGCGGCGTGCGATCGGCCGGGGTCGCGCGCTGTTCGAGCACGCGGGTGCGGAGATCCTGAGCTATCGAATGCAGAAAGGCACCGGGATCTTCCGATACGCCGACACTCCGACTGCCGAGCCCGGCACCGCCATCACGGTGCGGCTCGGGGTCGGTCCGGTCGGGATCACCGCGCCGTGCCGCGTGGTGTACGTGCTCGGCGAACCCGACCGGCAAGGTTTCGCCTATGGAACATTGCCGGGACATCCGGAAGCAGGCGAGGAACTGTTCGCGGTCGAATACGACTCGGCCGACGAAACCGTGTACGGACTGGTCATCGCATTCTCCCGCCCCGCCGCCTGGTACACGCGACTCGGCGGACCGGTCGTGCGGCTCATCCAGCGATTCGTCGCGGGCAGATACATCGCGGCCTTGCCGAGATCCGTCTGA
- the rpsB gene encoding 30S ribosomal protein S2: MAVVTMKQLLDSGAHFGHQTRRWNPKMKRFIFTDRNGIYIIDLQQTLTYIDKAYEFVKETVAHGGTVLFVGTKKQAQESIAAEATRVGMPYVNQRWLGGMLTNFSTVHKRLQRLKELEAMEQTGGFEGRTKKEILMLTREMNKLERTLGGIRDMQKVPSAIWVVDTNKEHIAVGEARKLNIPVIAILDTNCDPDLVDYPIPGNDDAIRSAALLTKVVASAVAEGVQQRAGLSAGDEKPEAGAGEPLAEWEQELLAQAAPGAEAAETSAEA, encoded by the coding sequence ATGGCTGTCGTAACCATGAAGCAGCTGCTCGACAGCGGCGCACACTTCGGGCACCAGACGCGGCGCTGGAACCCGAAGATGAAACGGTTCATCTTCACCGACCGCAACGGCATCTACATCATCGACCTGCAGCAGACGCTGACCTACATCGACAAGGCCTACGAGTTCGTCAAGGAGACCGTCGCCCACGGTGGCACCGTCCTCTTCGTCGGCACGAAGAAGCAGGCCCAGGAGTCGATCGCGGCCGAGGCGACGCGCGTCGGGATGCCGTATGTCAACCAGCGCTGGCTGGGCGGCATGCTCACCAACTTCTCCACCGTGCACAAGCGCCTGCAGCGCCTCAAGGAGCTCGAGGCCATGGAGCAGACCGGTGGCTTCGAGGGTCGCACCAAGAAGGAAATCCTCATGCTGACGCGTGAGATGAACAAGCTGGAGCGCACCCTCGGCGGTATCCGCGACATGCAGAAGGTGCCCTCGGCCATCTGGGTCGTCGACACCAACAAGGAGCACATCGCCGTCGGCGAGGCGCGCAAGCTGAACATCCCGGTCATCGCGATCCTGGACACCAACTGCGACCCCGACCTGGTCGACTACCCGATCCCGGGTAACGACGACGCGATCCGCTCCGCCGCCCTGCTGACCAAGGTCGTCGCCTCCGCGGTGGCCGAGGGCGTGCAGCAACGCGCCGGTCTGTCCGCGGGCGACGAGAAGCCCGAGGCGGGCGCTGGCGAGCCGCTGGCCGAGTGGGAGCAGGAGCTGCTCGCGCAGGCCGCCCCCGGTGCCGAGGCCGCCGAGACTTCGGCTGAGGCCTGA
- the tsf gene encoding translation elongation factor Ts has protein sequence MANYTAADVKRLRELTGSGMMDCKNALAETDGDFDKAVELLRIKGAKDVGKRAERTTAEGLVVAKDGVMVEINSETDFVAKNAEFQQLAEQVVAAAAAAKPADLETLKALDLGGKTVDEAVQALAAKIGEKLELRRVISLDGPVATYLHKRASDLPPAVGVLVEYTGAGDAAAEAARAAAMQVAALKAKYVTRDEVPADIVENERRIAEQTAREEGKPEAALPKITEGRVNGFFKDVVLLEQPSVTDSKKTVKALLDEAGVTVTRFARFEVGAN, from the coding sequence ATGGCGAACTACACCGCTGCCGATGTGAAGCGGCTTCGGGAGCTGACCGGCTCCGGCATGATGGACTGCAAGAACGCGCTGGCCGAGACCGACGGTGACTTCGACAAGGCCGTCGAGCTGCTGCGCATCAAGGGCGCGAAGGACGTCGGCAAGCGTGCCGAGCGCACCACCGCCGAAGGCCTCGTCGTCGCCAAGGACGGCGTCATGGTCGAGATCAACTCCGAGACCGACTTCGTCGCGAAGAACGCGGAGTTCCAGCAGTTGGCCGAGCAGGTCGTCGCCGCGGCGGCGGCCGCCAAGCCCGCCGACCTGGAGACGCTGAAGGCCCTGGACCTGGGCGGCAAGACCGTCGATGAGGCCGTGCAGGCCCTCGCCGCGAAGATCGGCGAGAAGCTCGAGCTGCGCCGGGTGATCTCGCTGGACGGCCCGGTCGCCACCTACCTGCATAAGCGTGCCTCGGACCTGCCGCCCGCCGTCGGCGTGCTGGTCGAGTACACCGGTGCGGGCGACGCCGCGGCCGAGGCCGCTCGCGCTGCCGCCATGCAGGTGGCCGCGCTCAAGGCCAAGTACGTGACCCGCGACGAGGTTCCGGCCGACATCGTGGAGAACGAGCGCCGCATCGCCGAGCAGACCGCTCGCGAGGAGGGCAAGCCCGAGGCCGCGCTGCCGAAGATCACCGAGGGCCGCGTGAACGGCTTCTTCAAGGACGTCGTGCTGCTGGAGCAGCCGTCGGTCACCGATTCCAAGAAGACCGTCAAGGCGCTGCTGGACGAGGCCGGTGTCACCGTCACCCGCTTCGCCCGCTTCGAGGTCGGCGCGAACTGA
- the pyrH gene encoding UMP kinase, with the protein MTDPGTDRPGYRRVLLKLGGEMFGGGKVGLDPDVVQTVAEQIAEVVASGVQVAVVIGGGNFFRGAELEERGMERARSDYMGMLGTVMNSLALQDFLQQQGVDTRVQTAITMGQVAEPYLPLRAKRHLEKGRVVIFGAGMGMPYFSTDTTAAQRALEIGADVVLMAKAVDGVFTADPRVDETATMYSEITHKEVIERDLKVADATAFSLCMDNQMPILVFNLLTKGNIARAVAGEKIGTLVRS; encoded by the coding sequence ATGACGGACCCGGGGACCGATCGCCCAGGATATCGGCGGGTGCTGCTCAAACTGGGCGGGGAGATGTTCGGCGGAGGCAAGGTCGGGCTGGACCCGGATGTCGTGCAGACGGTCGCCGAGCAGATCGCCGAGGTGGTCGCCAGCGGCGTCCAGGTGGCCGTGGTGATCGGCGGCGGGAACTTCTTCCGCGGCGCGGAGCTCGAGGAGCGCGGCATGGAGCGCGCCCGCTCCGACTACATGGGCATGCTCGGCACGGTGATGAACAGCCTTGCGCTGCAAGACTTCCTGCAGCAGCAGGGGGTGGACACCCGGGTGCAGACTGCGATCACCATGGGACAGGTGGCCGAGCCGTATCTTCCGCTGCGCGCCAAGCGGCACCTGGAGAAGGGGCGCGTGGTCATCTTCGGGGCGGGCATGGGCATGCCGTATTTCTCCACCGACACCACCGCCGCGCAGCGCGCCTTGGAGATCGGCGCGGACGTGGTTCTGATGGCCAAGGCGGTCGACGGTGTGTTCACCGCGGACCCGCGCGTCGACGAGACCGCGACCATGTACTCCGAGATCACCCACAAGGAGGTCATCGAGCGCGACCTCAAAGTCGCCGACGCGACAGCCTTCAGCTTGTGCATGGACAACCAGATGCCGATTTTGGTGTTCAATTTGTTGACCAAGGGCAATATCGCCCGCGCGGTCGCCGGTGAGAAGATCGGCACATTGGTTCGGTCCTGA
- the frr gene encoding ribosome recycling factor produces MIEEALFDAEEKMEKAVSVAKDDLGTIRTGRANPGMFSRIVVDYYGSPTPITQMSSITVPEPRLVVIKPYEANQLGPIETAIRNSDLGVNPTNNGDIIRISVPQLTEERRRELAKQAKGKGEDAKVAIRNVRRKAMDELSRIQKDGEAGEDEVGRAEKELDKTTAKYVGQIDELVKHKEVELLEV; encoded by the coding sequence GTGATTGAAGAAGCGCTCTTCGACGCCGAGGAGAAGATGGAAAAGGCCGTCTCGGTGGCGAAGGACGATCTCGGAACCATTCGCACCGGTCGGGCGAATCCGGGCATGTTCTCCCGGATCGTCGTCGACTACTACGGCTCGCCGACCCCGATCACCCAGATGTCCAGCATCACGGTGCCGGAGCCCCGCCTGGTCGTGATCAAGCCCTACGAGGCGAACCAGCTCGGGCCGATCGAGACCGCGATCCGCAACTCGGACCTCGGTGTGAACCCCACCAACAACGGTGACATCATCCGGATCTCGGTGCCGCAGCTGACCGAGGAGCGCCGCCGCGAGCTGGCCAAACAGGCCAAGGGCAAGGGGGAGGACGCCAAGGTCGCCATCCGCAACGTCCGGCGCAAGGCCATGGACGAGCTGTCGCGCATCCAGAAAGATGGCGAGGCGGGGGAGGACGAGGTCGGGCGCGCCGAGAAGGAACTCGACAAGACCACCGCCAAGTATGTCGGACAGATCGATGAACTGGTGAAGCACAAGGAAGTCGAACTGCTCGAGGTCTGA